In Cellulomonas sp. JZ18, the DNA window CCGCCTCGACGGCGATCTCGACGACCGGCGCCGTGTTGTCGACCACGACGTCGGCCGACGCCGTCGCGGCGCCGTCCGTGCCGGTCACGGTGTGCGTGCCGTCGGCGACGGTCGTCGTGTCCCACGCGTGGCCGACGGCCGTGAAGGCGTCGTCGGGGACCGTGAACGTCGCGACGTAGTCGCCGATCTTGCCCGCGGAGTCACCCATCGCGATCGAGCCGCCCGTGTAGCCGGCCGGCACGAGCGTGCGGCCGTCGGGCAGCACGAGGCGCGGGTTCATCGCGGTGAAGTCGTCGTTGTTCTCGTTCGGGTCGTCGCACGGGTACGCCTTGGTGCCGGCGGACACGAGCACCGTCACCGGCTCGCCGGGCCGCACGGCGTCCAGCGGGACGGACGCCGTGACCGTCTCGACGTCCGAGTACGTGCCGCGCTCGAAGATCGTCAGCACCCGGCCGTCGCGGCACGCGTCACCGGTGGGCGACGGCAGGATGATGCCGTTGCGGAAGGCCGCGTCCGTGGCCGTCACCTCGACCGCGAACACCGCCGGCTTCTCCAGCTGCGGGGCCGTCGGCGTGAGCGGGGTGCCGTCGACCGCGAGGGTGAGGTCCGCGGTGTCGCCGCTCTCGCTCGCCACCGAGACGGGCGCGGTGCCCGCGAGCAGGTCGCCGTCGGCGACGTTGAGGCGGACGGGGTCGTCGCTCGCGCCCAGCACGGGCAGCGTCACCGGGTCGGTCTGAACCAGGTGGACGCCGTCGGACGCCACCCAGCGGTAGGTGTAGGACGACTTCCCGATGAGGTCGACGGCCGGGATGGTCGTCGCGAACCGGCCGGAGCCGTCGTCCTGCAGGGACAGCACGCGCTCGGCCGCGTCCAGGTCGGAGCGCACGTGCAGCTCGACGCGCTTGACCTGCCGGTCGTCGTCGACCTCGGCCGCGAACGTCAGCGGGGTGGCCGGGTCGACCGCGTCGGGCGACACGTCCGTGACGGTGGGGGCGGCGGTGTCGGCGACGGGGGTCGTGCGCGTCGCCGGCGTCTGGTCGGCCTCGACCGTGCCCGGGGACGGTGCGCGCGTGCCGAGCAGGCGCTGCCGCGAGAAGTCCGCCGCGTCGGCGGCGTAGTGGATGCCCTGGTTCACGGCGACGTCGCGGGCACCGCCCATGTTGTAGTACGCGCGGTTGACCGTGTGCCCCGTCTGCGTCATGACCTCGACGCCGCGCGGGCTGCCGTTCGCCATGCCGCCGACCTGCATCTCGAGGATGCGCTCGTCGGGCAGGTCGACGCCCCAGAACGTGCGGAAGTCGGCGCGCGTGAGGGCCTGGTTGCCGCCGTTCTTCACCCAGAGCACGAGCGTCCCGCCGGGGGGCACGACCGCGTCCGCCGGGGTCGCCGGCCACAGCGCGGTGCTGCTGTTGGTGTAGTCCTCGTTCGGGTACAGGTAGCGGATCACGTGGTCCGCGAACGGGATCGGCTGCGTCGTCGCGTTGTAGACCTCGACGTACTCGTAGCCGTCGGACCCGCCGACGTTCGTCGAGTCGACCATGAGCTCGGTGACCTGCAGCAGGCCCGTGCGCGAGTCCGCGGGCGGGGCCGGGACGGCGCCGGGCGTCGGCGTCGGCGTGGTGGTGGGCTCGGCCGTCGGGGTCGGGCCGGGCGTCGTCGTGGGCTGCGGGTCGGGGGTGGGGGACGTCGTCGGCGTCGGCTCGGGCGTCGGCGTGACCGCGCGGTCCTCGAGCTGCGCCGGGTCGACGACGCCGGGGCTCGACGGCGCGAGCGTCGCGAGGACGTCCATCGAGCGCTGCGCGGCGTCCGCCGGCGTGCGGAACTGCACGACCTGGTCGACGCCGACGCCGCCGGCCGGGACGAACGACCAGCCCACGACCTCCCCGGACGGCGACAGCACGCGGATGCCGCGGTCGCCGCCGTTGGCGATGCCGGCCTGGCCGCTCAGCGGCACGACCGGGTAGTCGGGGGCGGCGCCGCCGCGCTGGGCCCAGAACGCGCGGAAGTCCTCCGCGGTGTACGCGGAGGTGTCGACCGTGGTGGAGGAGTACTGGAGCCAGAGCACGACCGTCCCGCCGGCGGGCACGACGGTCCCGGCGGGAACGGACAGGGCCTTGTCGCGGCTGCGGTCGTCGCTGTCGGCGAACGTGTAGGCGAGCTGGTACCCGCCCTCGCCGAGGAGCAGGTCCTCGCCGGTCGTGTTGTGGAGCTCGACGTACTCGAAGTTGTCGTAGCCGGCGTTGTCCGGCGCGATCTCCGTGACCACGAGGGGCCACGACGCGGCGGGGGCGGCGCCCGCGGGGGCGGGCAGCAGGGTGAGCGCGAGGGCGGCGACGGCGGCGGTCCCGACCGCCTTCACCGGCCCGGACGCGCGGGGGACGTGCGTGGGCATGAGCGTCCTGTCTCGAGGTGAGGGGATCGCCGCGAGGCTAGGAAGGACCGTTGACCCGGAGGTGAACCGGAGATGACCGAACCGGGGCTGCCGTGCGACCTCGGAACGTTTCGACCGTTCGGGTGACGGCGGCTCACCCGGGTCGCGTCAGGAGAGCAGGCGGGCGATCACCCGCGCGCCGGCGCGCGGTGACAGGTGGGGCGACCCCGTGAGCCGCCCCTCGAGCGCGGCGACGTTCATGACGCTGATGACCGCGAGCGCGGTGTCCCGGTCCTCCTGGGTCGTGCCCGGCTCGGCGTCGTCCCCCTCGCGGGCGCGCCGGACCTCGGCGACCTGGTCGGCCAGCACCTCGTGCGACGCGACGTGCAGCCGCGCGAGCTCGCCCGACGCCTCCGGGTGCCGCAGGCCGTAGGCGAGGAACTCCAGCGAGAGCAGGATGCGCGGGTCGTCCTGCGCCCCGCACAGCCAGTCGGCGACGGCCTCCTCGTCGACGCCGTCGACGCTCACGCCGGGGATCGTCGCGTCGGGCGACTCGATGGTGATGTGCAGCTGCTCGCGCGCGAGGGCGAGGAACACCTCCTCCTTCGAGCCGAAGTGCGCGTACACCGCACCCTTGGTGTAGCCCGCCTCGGCGGCGATGTCGCCGACGGAGGCACCCTCGTACCCCTTGGCGGCGATGACCCGCGCGGCGGCGTCGAGCAGGTCGGCGCGCGTGCGGTCCACCTTCTGCCGGCGTCGGCTCTCGGCGCGCTCGCCGGCGGCGTCGGCGCGCTCGGCGGCGGCGCGGGCCCGCGACTCGGCGCGCTCGCCGGCGGCGTCGGCGCGCTCGGCGGCGGCGCGGGCCCGCGACTCGGCGCGCTCGGCGGCGGCCCGGGCGCGCTCCTCGGCGCGTCGTGCGGCGCCACGGCCGGTCGTCGCGGCGCTCTCGGCCGTCCGCGTCACGGTCTCGGACGCCTGCGCGAGGCCGCGCGACGCCTCCCGCAGGGACTGCGCGACGGCGTCGCCGACCTCCGGGACGACCGTGCGCGCCTGCTCGCCGAGCATGCGGCTGAGCGTGGCCGTGGCGTCCGCGAGGGCGCGGGTCGCGGCGCTCAGCGGGTCCTCGTGCTCGCGGGGCATGGGTGCAGCGTAACCGTCGGCGTACCCGATGGTACGGCCTGGTACCGACCGGTACCCGGGTGTTGATTCCGAGCGGTACAGCCAGATACCGTCAAGCACGTACCCATCGGGATGAGGAGGCGGGATGAGCACCGACGTGCTGCTCTCCGTCCGCGGGCTGCGCAAGCGGTACGGCGGACGGACGGGTGTGCAGGCGAACGACGGGATCGACCTCGACGTGGCGCGGGGGCAGGTCGTCGGCCTGCTGGGCCACAACGGGGCGGGCAAGACGACGCTCGTGCACCAGGTGGTCGGGCTCGTCCGTCCCGACGCCGGCACGATCACCCTGGACGGCGTCGACGCGGTCGCGCACCCGGAGGTCGCACGGCGGCGCGCGTCCATCCAGGCGCAGGCGAACGTGCCGATCACCGGGCTGACGCCGCGCCTCGCGATCGAGCTCGTCGGCCGGATCCGCGGCGGCGAGCGCACCGCGGTGCGCCGTCGCACGCAGGACCTCCTCGACGCCCTCGACCTGGGCGACTGGGCCGACACCCGCGCGGAGAAGGTGTCCGGCGGCGTCGCGCGCCTCACGTCCTTCGCGATGACGGCCGTCCGGCCGGGGGCGCTCGTCGTCCTCGACGAGCCGACCAACGACGTCGACCCCGTGCGGCGGCGCCTGCTGTGGCGGCAGATCCGCGGCCTCGCCGACGCCGGCCACGCCGTCCTGCTCGTCACGCACAACGTGCGCGAGGCGGAGCGCGTCGTCGACCACCTGGCCGTCCTCGACCACGGCGTCGTCCTCGCCGCCGACACCCCCGCCGGGCTGACCGCGTCCCTGCGGGGTGCGCTCACGCTCGAGGTCGACCTGCCGCACGACGGTCCCGTGGCCTGGCACCCGGCGGTCGTCCCCGGCGGGGCCGGTCGGCTGCGCGCCACCGGGACCGTGCCGGCCGCCGACGCCGCGGCCGTGGTCGCCTGGGCGCAGGCCGAGGTGGACGCCGGGCGCCTCGAGCGGTACGCGCTCACGCCCGCGTCGCTCGAGGACGTGTACGTCCGGCTCGTCGGCGAGGAGCACGCCGCGACGGGTGCCGAGGAGGTGGCCGCGTGAGCGCCGTCCGGCCGGGCACCGCGCCCGACGTCCGTCCCGCCGTCGCGCCCGACGAGCCGCCGGGGCCCCGGGAGAGCGTCCGGCAGACGCTGCTGCTCGCGCAGTGGCAGTTCCGCCGTCAGACGCAGTTCCTGCCGCTCATGGTCGTCGTGCAGGCGTTCATGGCGGTGGCGACCGTGATCGGGTACGGCCTGCTCGTCGGCGACCCCGACCCGACGACCGCCCTCTACCTGGCCACCGGTGCGCCGACCATCACGCTCGTCACCATCGGCCTCGTGCTCACGCCGCAGCTGCTCTCGCAGTCGCGCACGGAGGGCAGCCTCGACTGGCTGCGCACGCTGCCCGTGCCGCGCACCGCGTTCCTCGTCTCCGACCTGCTCGTGTGGACGCTGCTCGCGCTGCCCGGCATGGTGCTCGGCGTCCTCGTCGGCGTGTGGCGCTTCGACGTGGACCTGTCGCCCGCGCCGTGGCTCGTGCCCGGGGCGCTGCTCGTGTCGCTCACGGCCGCGTCCGTCGGGTACGCGATGGCGTCCCTGCTGCCGCCGGCGCTCGCGCAGCTGCTGACGCAGGCGCTCGTGTTCGTCGTCCTGCTGTTCTCACCCGTCAGCTACCCCGCCGAGCGCATGCCCGGCTGGCTCCAGGACGTGCACGCGTGGCTGCCGGTCCAGCCGATGGCCGAGCTGGTGCGCAGCGGCCTCGCGGCGGAGGCGTTCACGCTGCCGACCCGCTCGCTCGTCGTGCTGCTCGTGTGGTGCGCGGCGTCGGTGGTCGGTGCGGTGCTCGCGCTGCGCCGACGCGCGTAGGGCGGCACGACGAGGGCACGTGACGGAGAGGTTCGCCGACGTCGGGCCGTGAGTGGCCGGACGACGACGGCGCCGCGGGAGGCGTCCCCGCGGCGCCGGCGTCGCGTGCGACCTCAGCCGGCGCCGACCGTGACGTCCGGTCGCCCGACCCCGCCCGCGGTGAGCTCCACGACCATCGCGTCCGGGTCGGACACCGTGAACCCGAGGTCGAACGAGACGGTGCCTCCGGCCGGCACCGGCTCGAGCGGCGGGCCGCCCACCAGGTCCGCGGCGCTGTCGATGACGGTCGTGGCCCGGATGCCGCCGGACGACGCCGAGGCGCGGAAGAACAGCGGCTCGTACGGTGCGGCCGTCCCGTTCGTGACGGTCACCGTGACGCGGACGTGCTCGCCGTTCTCGGTCGCGTCCGCGCTCTCCGAGGGCTCGAACGGCCGCGGCGCGTCGACCGTCACGCTCAGCCCGTCCGGGTAGGCGTACGGCTCGCCGAACACGGTCGTGGTCGGGGGTGCCGCGTCCTGTGCGGCGGCCGCGTCCTCCGCGCCGTCGTCGGGGTCCGCCGCGTCGCCCGGCTCCGCGACGGCGCTCCCGTCGGGCGCGTCCGCGGTGGCGCCCGGCGTCGCGGCGGGTGCGCCGGTGGGCCACTCGACGCGCACCAGCCCCGCCTGCGTGGCGAGCACCAGCCCGAGGGCCAGGGCGGAGACGACGAGCGCCGTGACGGCCGTCCCCCGGCCCCGGCGCCCGTCGCGCACCGCGTCGACGAGGGCGGTGGCGCCGAGCACGAGGGCGATCACCGCGAGCACGCCCGCCAGGACCGCCGCACCCTCGTCGACCGTCTGCACGCCGCCCAGGGCGGCGGCGACGAGCGCGGTCACGAGCGCCGCGACGGCGAGCCCGCGGCCGCCCGGCTCCGGGCCCGGGTCGCGCTGCGCCGCGGTCCCACCGGGTGCGGGCCGGACCGCCGTGGCGTCGTCGGTGCTCATGGGGCTCCTCGTGCCGGGCGTGCGACGGGCGTGCGGGGCCTGCGCGCCGGGCTCAGCCCGCCTCGACGGTGAAGGCCTCGTGCGTGACGACGTTCGGCTCCACGCGCATGACGACCGACGCGGGGTCGGCCACCGTGTACGCGACCTCGAACGTGACCATCTCACCGGGGGCGAGCGGCTCGAGGGGCGCCCGGGCGAGGTCGGACCCGAAGTCGATGATCTCGGTCGCCGCGGTGCCGGCGGACGTGACGGAGGTGAAGAACACGACCGGGTTGTACTCCCCGGTCGTGCCGTTCGCGATCGTCACCGCGAAGCGCACGTGCTGGCCGCCCTCCCCGGTGCTCGCGTACGGCGACGGCTCGTACGGCGTCGGCGCGGCGACCGTCACCTCGAGACCGTCCGCGTAGACGAACGGCTCACCGAAGCCGACCGGCGCCGGCTCCTCGGGCAGCGGTGCGACGTCGTCCTCGCTGCCGGAGCCCCACGGGTCCTCCTCGGTGGGACCGGCGGGCCACGGCGCGTCGTCGGCTGCCTCCGCCGACTCCTCGACCTGACGCAC includes these proteins:
- a CDS encoding lamin tail domain-containing protein, with amino-acid sequence MPTHVPRASGPVKAVGTAAVAALALTLLPAPAGAAPAASWPLVVTEIAPDNAGYDNFEYVELHNTTGEDLLLGEGGYQLAYTFADSDDRSRDKALSVPAGTVVPAGGTVVLWLQYSSTTVDTSAYTAEDFRAFWAQRGGAAPDYPVVPLSGQAGIANGGDRGIRVLSPSGEVVGWSFVPAGGVGVDQVVQFRTPADAAQRSMDVLATLAPSSPGVVDPAQLEDRAVTPTPEPTPTTSPTPDPQPTTTPGPTPTAEPTTTPTPTPGAVPAPPADSRTGLLQVTELMVDSTNVGGSDGYEYVEVYNATTQPIPFADHVIRYLYPNEDYTNSSTALWPATPADAVVPPGGTLVLWVKNGGNQALTRADFRTFWGVDLPDERILEMQVGGMANGSPRGVEVMTQTGHTVNRAYYNMGGARDVAVNQGIHYAADAADFSRQRLLGTRAPSPGTVEADQTPATRTTPVADTAAPTVTDVSPDAVDPATPLTFAAEVDDDRQVKRVELHVRSDLDAAERVLSLQDDGSGRFATTIPAVDLIGKSSYTYRWVASDGVHLVQTDPVTLPVLGASDDPVRLNVADGDLLAGTAPVSVASESGDTADLTLAVDGTPLTPTAPQLEKPAVFAVEVTATDAAFRNGIILPSPTGDACRDGRVLTIFERGTYSDVETVTASVPLDAVRPGEPVTVLVSAGTKAYPCDDPNENNDDFTAMNPRLVLPDGRTLVPAGYTGGSIAMGDSAGKIGDYVATFTVPDDAFTAVGHAWDTTTVADGTHTVTGTDGAATASADVVVDNTAPVVEIAVEADETSDAGLQGTIRLDASATDATSSVASLTATLDGEPVTLPLTTSSLLLVPGRHDVAVTATDAAGNAVTERRTFTTPHETPSVALLTPEDGAHVTGPSVELAARVADPTGDALTVSFHEAFRFAATDAAVTAAAGTTRDAAATSRDAAALTAEQRAALTTVDGAGVRTEGGDALPYQLFDVAVPAEAGDGARVVTTWDGAAETGATVVLHVWDVAAGAWTEVDRHVGRGDGTAEETFTLAADVPVAGHVADGTARFLVQHSEGWAGENLSTRTTPVTPAHPQDTPRSEYDFTLAWESDTQYYNEAFYDHQLAIHQYLLDRRDELNLQYLFHTGDIVDNWDQPYQWANADAAYRMLDEAGLPYGVLAGNHDVGIFDWDYTAYSQFFGEARFAGNPWYGGSYQDNRGHYDLFTAGGIDFVVVSMGWGPGDAEIAWMNETLARFPNRVAIVNLHEYLLTTGGLGPVPQRIQDEVVATNPNVRMVMSGHYHDAYTRIDRFDDDGDGTSERVVTQMLFDYQGLPEGGQGFLRLLHFDNEGEQIQVRTYSPSLGVYNSDDPTLDLGAQEFTISYADAGITPRAKVLVADAFHAEVRTDAELAASTAVTPATLTAPASPFAGDVSLLAVPVQPGLDGAVVRATWTPSDGTHGWYVRVVDEHGAVAESDVRTLSFTRAVAGGGDGGGGGTGGGDGTGGAGTGGTGAGSGAGAGNGPAGAGTGGTGSATGTGRGGSGALAVTGADAGALALLGALLVAAGGAAVLVRRRLTAG
- a CDS encoding TetR/AcrR family transcriptional regulator — its product is MPREHEDPLSAATRALADATATLSRMLGEQARTVVPEVGDAVAQSLREASRGLAQASETVTRTAESAATTGRGAARRAEERARAAAERAESRARAAAERADAAGERAESRARAAAERADAAGERAESRRRQKVDRTRADLLDAAARVIAAKGYEGASVGDIAAEAGYTKGAVYAHFGSKEEVFLALAREQLHITIESPDATIPGVSVDGVDEEAVADWLCGAQDDPRILLSLEFLAYGLRHPEASGELARLHVASHEVLADQVAEVRRAREGDDAEPGTTQEDRDTALAVISVMNVAALEGRLTGSPHLSPRAGARVIARLLS
- a CDS encoding DUF4190 domain-containing protein codes for the protein MSTDDATAVRPAPGGTAAQRDPGPEPGGRGLAVAALVTALVAAALGGVQTVDEGAAVLAGVLAVIALVLGATALVDAVRDGRRGRGTAVTALVVSALALGLVLATQAGLVRVEWPTGAPAATPGATADAPDGSAVAEPGDAADPDDGAEDAAAAQDAAPPTTTVFGEPYAYPDGLSVTVDAPRPFEPSESADATENGEHVRVTVTVTNGTAAPYEPLFFRASASSGGIRATTVIDSAADLVGGPPLEPVPAGGTVSFDLGFTVSDPDAMVVELTAGGVGRPDVTVGAG
- a CDS encoding ABC transporter permease, with amino-acid sequence MSAVRPGTAPDVRPAVAPDEPPGPRESVRQTLLLAQWQFRRQTQFLPLMVVVQAFMAVATVIGYGLLVGDPDPTTALYLATGAPTITLVTIGLVLTPQLLSQSRTEGSLDWLRTLPVPRTAFLVSDLLVWTLLALPGMVLGVLVGVWRFDVDLSPAPWLVPGALLVSLTAASVGYAMASLLPPALAQLLTQALVFVVLLFSPVSYPAERMPGWLQDVHAWLPVQPMAELVRSGLAAEAFTLPTRSLVVLLVWCAASVVGAVLALRRRA
- a CDS encoding ABC transporter ATP-binding protein — encoded protein: MSTDVLLSVRGLRKRYGGRTGVQANDGIDLDVARGQVVGLLGHNGAGKTTLVHQVVGLVRPDAGTITLDGVDAVAHPEVARRRASIQAQANVPITGLTPRLAIELVGRIRGGERTAVRRRTQDLLDALDLGDWADTRAEKVSGGVARLTSFAMTAVRPGALVVLDEPTNDVDPVRRRLLWRQIRGLADAGHAVLLVTHNVREAERVVDHLAVLDHGVVLAADTPAGLTASLRGALTLEVDLPHDGPVAWHPAVVPGGAGRLRATGTVPAADAAAVVAWAQAEVDAGRLERYALTPASLEDVYVRLVGEEHAATGAEEVAA